In Octopus bimaculoides isolate UCB-OBI-ISO-001 chromosome 26, ASM119413v2, whole genome shotgun sequence, the following are encoded in one genomic region:
- the LOC106871365 gene encoding protein starmaker, protein MEVDEERQRMEDFVRDLFSKTKDFNLLTKKIVRKQYLQHSNRTSLNSEQKTLLTDVIIKLLFEFNVGKDKSADEDDRNTEMKDTTSSKASETTVLPENTSTMEISDSAREKSGSGAQNGSELPKEAGSVDDVDDDDDDCDGDGSCEINGDAANCKAGAKDDQNIGTDRKNDVSLESDAKSVDNVKSSEDNYGDVKDEVDLETDAVKEDEDDVSGGGSDGNLQDAVHGSSKMMSKTIGMSHSRRNIRVIAKPTQKELTSVQQSGKKKSSLIVAETSIVLPDADADVSCNDDRNDLKVSEEKECQISSSLKPCTEDKSGKLVMVPNSKRLSAFEVLQSVFEDSSDAVTSLHSDEDVEQETDESVVKNVSRIRNTPFSLLSSDSQEVTAEKNNVMKEMGTPVRSRPYKASLESGNVSSDSAFTPPAKLKKLIQVSDSSESNNSPIRIRLFRNRIINSTLGNVKSKKAKKIITSDSDSKSPFKVENIEESDPESPVLNTSRMKWSSGQALKSGQSKNQATACDNNRTQKTVKPFKISLSKKEILKDSDSDSDSSSDLNRKTIRRKRRKLSDSQDEQPQQLVSSASSSHSEFESDDLKLSQIKLLYSQNQKRSSSSDSDEDLLINYAAGGAKHHLASKESSNKSCGKSGQGGCAFTSKVKIIREKGLYSSDSENPASRSLNAGKEGADNSIYTMRIIRENVPVNSESDNALQNDLPTCDTAATTMTTKGDDRMDDDKLSPKASAEVKDSDEGDSKNGCNGQEEEDTDSDTSSLSSSLSSSSNMSCTKKNTSTKKVSAKVTTDSVEESSQVKLFRRICRAAELFVNYKKEFQDLKTNKQKCKRLREILRDAGMTGRPTLKAAERIRLLREAKQLNKDNIISCDSGRSRRKRKGFFSVENSPAKIVKSKPESFHNLKGIVDSEGSGSDTET, encoded by the exons cttgcTGACCAAGAAGATTGTGCGGAAGCAATACTTACAGCACTCAAACAGAACCAGTTTGAATTCCGAGCAAAAGACTCTCCTTACCGACGTTATCATCAAGTTGTTGTTTGAATTCAATGTAGGAAAAGAT AAATCTGCAGATGAAGATGACAGAAACACTGAGATGAAAGACACAACATCATCAAAAGCATCAGAAACGACAGTCTTACCAGAGAACACGAGCACGATGGAGATATCAGATAGCGCCAGAGAAAAATCAGGCAGTGGTGCCCAAAATGGAAGTGAGTTGCCAAAAGAAGCAGGgtctgttgatgatgttgatgatgatgatgatgattgtgatggtgatggtagttgtgagATTAATGGTGATGCTGCTAATTGTAAGGCTGGTGCCAAGGATGATCAAAATATTGGAACTGACCGAAAAAATGATGTCAGTTTGGAGAGTGATGCCAAAAGTGTTGATAATGTCAAAAGCAGTGAAGATAACTATGGTGATGTAAAAGATGAGGTAGATCTGGAGACTGATGCAGtcaaagaagatgaagatgatgttagtggtggtgggagtgatggGAATTTGCAGGATGCTGTGCATGGAAGTTCAAAAATGATGAGTAAGACAATTGGCATGAGTCATTCTCGAAGAAACATTCGAGTCATTGCCAAACCAACTCAGAAAGAATTGACATCTGTACAACAAAGTGGTAAGAAAAAATCATCTCTCATTGTTGCAGAAACCAGCATAGTTCTCCCAGATGCTGATGCTGACGTGTCTTGTAACGATGACAGAAATGATTTAAAGGTCTCTGAGGAAAAAGAATGCCAAATCTCATCGTCTCTGAAACCTTGTACAGAAGATAAATCAGGAAAATTGGTGATGGTTCCAAATTCAAAGAGATTGTCAGCATTTGAGGTTCTTCAGTCTGTTTTTGAAGACAGCAGTGATGCTGTCACCAGTTTGCACAGTGATGAGGATGTAGAACAAGAGACGGATGAGTCAGTTGTGAAAAATGTTTCACGTATCAGGAACACACCGTTCTCATTACTTTCCAGCGATAGCCAGGAAGTGACTGCGGAGAAGAATAATGTTATGAAGGAGATGGGCACACCAGTTCGTAGCCGCCCTTACAAAGCATCCCTTGAGTCAGGTAATGTTAGTTCCGATAGTGCTTTCACACCGCCAGCCAAGCTGAAGAAGCTAATACAGGTAAGTGATTCATCTGAGTCAAATAACAGTCCAATTAGAATTCGTCTGTTTCGGAACCGTATCATAAACAGTACCCTGGGAAATGTGAAGTCAAAGAAAGCCAAGAAAATCATCACCAGTGATTCCGATAGCAAAAGTCCATTCAAAGTGGAGAACATAGAGGAAAGTGATCCCGAAAGTCCAGTGTTGAATACTTCACGAATGAAATGGTCTTCCGgtcaagcattgaaaagtggacagTCCAAGAATCAAGCAACAGCATGTGATAATAACAGAACACAGAAAACGGTGAAGCCATTCAAAATTTCTTTGTCTAAAAAGGAAATACTTAAAGACTCAGACTCTGATTCTGATTCCAGTTCTGATCTTAATAGAAAAACgatcagaagaaaaagaagaaaattgtccGATTCTCAAGATGAACAGCCACAACAATTAGTTTCTTCAGCATCATCGTCACATTCAGAATTCGAATCTGATGACCTGAAACTTTCGCAAATCAAACTGTTATATTCTCAGAATCAAAAACGGTCGAGCAGTTCAGACAGTGATGAGGATCTACTAATTAATTACGCAGCTGGTGGTGCCAAGCACCATCTTGCTTCCAAAGAATCAAGCAATAAATCTTGTGGTAAAAGTGGGCAAGGTGGTTGTGCCTTCACGTCCAAAGTAAAGATTATTCGTGAGAAAGGACTATACAGCTCTGACAGTGAAAACCCAGCATCCAGATCCTTGAATGCTGGAAAAGAAGGTGCTGATAATTCCATTTACACTATGCGCATTATTCGAGAGAATGTGCCTGTCAATTCTGAAAGTGATAACGCATTGCAAAATGATTTGCCTACTTGTgatacagcagcaacaacgatgacgacaaaaGGTGATGATAGGATGGATGATGACAAGCTTTCTCCAAAG gcaTCAGCTGAAGTAAAGGACAGTGACGAAGGTGATTCCAAGAATGGATGTAATGGGCAAGAGGAAGAGGACACAGACTCGGACacttcatcgttgtcgtcatcactgtcatcatcatcaaatatgtCATGCACCAAGAAAAACACCAGTACAAAG AAGGTCAGTGCTAAAGTGACGACCGATTCTGTTGAAGAAAGCTCTCAGGTGAAACTGTTTCGAAGAATCTGCCGAGCTGCAGAACTCTTTGTCAATTATAAGAAAGAATTCCAAGATTtgaagacaaacaaacagaaatgtaAACGCTTGAGAGAAATATTAAGAGATGCTGGTATGACAG GCCGTCCAACATTGAAGGCTGCGGAAAGAATACGTTTGTTGCGTGAAGCTAAACAGCTAAACAAGGACAATATTATATCTTGTGATTCAG GTCGATCCCGTCGGAAACGAAAAGGGTTTTTCTCTGTGGAAAATTCTCCTGCTAAAATAGTAAAATCTAAGCCCGAAAGCTTCCATAACCTGAAAGGAATTGTGGACAGTGAAGGGTCTGGAAGCGATACGGAAACATAG